A region of the Drosophila ananassae strain 14024-0371.13 chromosome XL, ASM1763931v2, whole genome shotgun sequence genome:
GTGGATGGATGTGGCAGTGTAGCCCTCAGTACGTATGATCTGCAAGATGTCCTCCACCTGGacgcaaacaaaaaaaaagaaagaaaagatgATTAAGAAACAAGGATGAAGGAAAAATGCTAAAATGTACCTTAATTTTGGTTTCAACAAAGATAATAATCTTGTTGCCGTTGTTGGCAGCATTGTTGGTGGTCGGAGCGATCTCCTTTAGCAAACGCACCATGCGCTGTGGCTTCTCCATCTCGGTGCAGATCTCGACTATCTGGCGGATGTTGTGGTTGGCCGACAGGCTCATCGACCCAATGTTAATCTGGATGTAATCGTTTAAAAAGTCACCGGCGAGAGCCTGCACCTCCTTGGGCCAAGTGGCGGACCACATAACCACTTGACGATCGGGCCGGATCTGTTCAATGATCTTGCGAATCTGCGGCTCGAAGCCCATGTCCAGCATGCGATCTGCCTCGTCGAGCACCAAGTAGGTGCATCTCTGTAGATTAGTGTTGCGGTTCTCGAGGAAGTCAATCAGGCGTCCGGGAGTAGCGATGATCACCTCAACGCCGCGTTCTAAATCACGGGCCTGCGGCACTTTCGACGATCCGCCGAAGATGCAAGTGTGTCTGATCTCCGGCTTACACAAGTGCCCGTAGTCCCTCACCACCGACTGTATCTGTTGAGCCAGCTCACGGGTGGGCGCCAGCACGAGGGCCACCGGTCCTTCGCCGCGCAAGATTGGCGGCTGGTTGCCAATGTGGACAATGGCCGGCAGCATGTAGGCCAATGTCTTGCCAGAGCCAGTCTGGGCAATGCCGACCAGATCACGACCGCTCAGGGCAATGGGCCAGCCCTGCGACTGGATGGCTGTCGGCTTGGTGAAGCCCTGGCGTTTCATTTCATCAATGACGTGAGCCGGCAGTGAGCACTCCTCGAAATTCGCCACCGGGTGTGGTAAATCGTTTCCGGAAACGGTAATCTCCAGTTCACGGCGCATATCGGCCACCTGCTGTTCGGTTTTGGCCAGCGTATTGGGATGGATGTTGTAGAAATCCTTGTTGAACGGCTCCAGGTTACTCCAAACGGGCTTGACAAGATTACGGCCCGGGTTCTTGGCCTTCTCGCGCTGGATCTCGGCGCGTTCCTCCTTGGATAGCATGCCCAAGGCGGCGGCGTTGTAGTTGCCGCTCTGATAGTTGCCACCGCCGTTGTGCGGTTTCTGGTAGCGCTGTGCGTAGTTGGGGTTCTTGCCACGGGGTCCGCCGtagccgccaccgccgccgcctccaTTGCCACCGCTGCCTCCGGGGCCACCGTTACCACCGCCCGGTCCAATGCCATTGCCGGCATAAGCGACGCCGTTCTGCTGGCGGTACGGATTTCCGCCGCCGGTCGATGGGTTTCCACCGGCCATACCGATCCCGTTCTGGATACCATAGGTCATTACACCGTAGGGCTGGCCAAAGTGCATTCCGCCAGCGGCTCCGGCTCCTGGAGGAGCCCCATTGCCGGCACCAGCAAAATTGTTGCGTGGATAGTAGGGGCGCTCGTGGCGCGGTCCGCCACCGGCACCTCCGCCGCCGCCTGCTCCGCCTTGGCCACCGTTTCCATAATAACCACCTCCTGTGTGCTGCTGAACGCCCCCGGCGTTGGGTGCATATGCTCCGGCGTACATCGCGTTAAATCCTGACTCCTGTACGGAAACGAAAAGGAAAACGAAAACTCACTTAAAAAGGAAGCGGAACAAAGACTGATGGAGGGGCACACACTCGCGTAGTACTTTGTACTTTATAACTGTTAATGCGaattagattttttatttaaattttttttttttttttcgtttttttttttcttgttcaCACTAGCTCTAACTCACCGAAACTTATTGCTGCCTGGTGGATGTGTAAATGTAAATGGACTAAACGGTTCGACTGGAAAGGGGCAGCCTACTTGAAAGGTAAAACGGAGCTATATtttgaaatgcaaaaatttaaacatgtatgtacatatatatatgtatatataaatgtatgtaatacatatatgtaataactatatatatatttatgcgGATATATGCGGacttatatatgtatatacgcAGAGTATCGAAACCGGGTGGAGACCGTAACAGAGTCGGAGGACACCCACCCACCACCGAAAAAATCAATACAGCATCGCACGGCCGAAAACGAGAAGACGATAAAGagaacggtgggtgatagcgAGAGCGGGTGCCGCAAGCGGCGGAAAAGAGAGGTAAAGAGACATAGCGTTTGCGAGAAAGGAAGCACCGCCGCGCACACAATcacaagaaataaaaaaaatgcactgTTTTTTCACGCCTCGAAGAGACTTACCTTTTTTCCTGTTGGCTGCCTTCTGTGTAAATTTTGAAGAGCCTGACTTGTTGGGGGGGCTTCAATTTATGTAGTTATGCCCTGCTACTGACATTTGCTGACAGCTCGATTCGGTCCGTTCAGAAGCCTCTTCGATTTTTCGATTTTCCTTTCCCTGACTTGCTTGGTCGTTTCGGTTTTCTTTTTCTAGCTCACTACAAGCACGCCTCTTTTTGCCGTGAATTGTTTGTTTGCCGTGACTTTACCTTTCCACGGAAAACTAACCGTAAAGCTAACTAAAGTTTAGTTGGTTTAACTAATACTAATCTTGTATTTTAGGTATtttatacaacaaaaaaaaacgcgtCTATAGTTCGCTGTGAAACCATCGACAGCGAAAACAGCGTTGCCAATCGCCGCAGAGTTGCCACACGGGGAGGGATCCAAGTTCCACCTCTATTTGTGCATCCCTGCTATTTAACCGGGTAGAGATTGCGGTTATAAAGCTCTATCTGTTAAATCGCtaaaaagaaatttaccacCTTTTGTAATAACTATAAGcatttgaaataattattattatttattggcAAAATATAACTTGACATGGCTAATTTTTCTAACCGGTAATACTGGGATCAAAGAGGATATCTTGGCGCCATTCAGAAAGGTCAGAcagaaaattcaaattttcgATGCAACTATAGGAATATTTATTGGTAACAAAGTATCCTTGCCTTCTGCGTAGCCAACTAAGGTCAATCTAATGCAACAAATTTATAAACCCTTCGTCCCCaattctgaaataaaaatactctAGTGCTCTTTGAAATTTCAATCAGTGGTCACAACGTATTCGTTCCTCTTAATTTAAGAGtcttaaataaaacaatttgttTCTTTTCAAAAGTTTTTTATAGGCGTTTAAGAATTATtgttctgtatttttttttttttaactaagtAGTGCTTTTTTGCCGCGAACACAAAGCCAGGTGAATATCTTAAACAAGTgtattttattaaagaaatCTCTCACAGAAATCTGGAAGAAGGCTGCTGGGCCTTGGCAGCTATTTGCACAACGTACATAACTCGGCTTTATCTAACAGCATATCACAAACATTAGTTGGCGGCCAGTCGCACCAAAAGTTTCCGCCGGTCCTCATCTATGATGGCCAGGAATTTCTGCATCCGCTCGCTGTAAAAGTCGTGACTCTTTGCCAATTGTAGACTTTGCAGTCGTTCCGACCTTCTGAAGTCGTCCAGCTGCCAGCGGTCGCGCTGATAGGCTAGTATGCTGGCCAGGAAGTGCCAAAACGTGATTTGGGGCCACAGGACGTTGCTGAAGTAAAGCACTGAAGTGCTTAGCTGAAGAGAAGTAAGAATACCGATTTAAAAACGTATTTTTGAGAATAGTGTGGGGTATAACGAGTATAAGCCCCACAGTATTAATTGCACCATGCACAGCATTGGATACATCACTTTACCTGCCACATCATAAAGTCACTCAATCGGGTCTCGCCGGACGTTCGAAAGACCAGATCCGGAGGCGGGGAATGGCGTGTGTAGAGGCACTCTTCCATCAACCGCTCGTTGATGTCCTCCGGGCGCAGATCATCACTGGAGTGACGCAGGACAGTTTCCACCGCCTGGGTAATCTCGTCCCGCGACGTGTATGCAAAGGCCACGTTGAGGAAAAGCTTGTCATTCTGTTCCGTACTGAGCATCGCTGTGGCCACCAGCTTTTGGAGGTCTTGCGGCAGCAGCCCAATGTTGCCAATAATACGAATGCGAATGCCATGCTCATTTAAACGCTCAGTCTCCTCCAGAAGCCGGGCGAACTTCTCTCGGGCCAAATTAAAGAGACCTTCAACCTCTTCGCTGGAGCGCTTAAAGTTCTCTATGCTGAAGGCAAAGGTGGTCACCTCACGGACGCCAATGTCCAGGCACCAGCGGAGGCAATCTGCCAGCTTAGCAAAGCCACGAGAATGACCCTCAATCTTATCAATTTGCTGTGATCGTGCGAATCGTCGATTGCCGTCCATAACAAAGGCTACGTGGTGCGGAATGTGGCCACAGGCACGGAGCACCTGCATCGTAGTGGATTCCAGCCAGGTGTACCGATAGTCAGAGACCCACGACATTGTGATAAGCTTTCCTTACGTGGACGAAGTCGTGGTCTAAGGATTCGATTGTTTTGTGTTGTGGGTGTCTTGTGATACGGGTCCACAAAGTGGCCAGACTGTTACGACTATATGCATCTGGTCATACCAAAATGAGGACTGCCAACTTGG
Encoded here:
- the LOC6503683 gene encoding dehydrodolichyl diphosphate synthase complex subunit DHDDS, whose translation is MSWVSDYRYTWLESTTMQVLRACGHIPHHVAFVMDGNRRFARSQQIDKIEGHSRGFAKLADCLRWCLDIGVREVTTFAFSIENFKRSSEEVEGLFNLAREKFARLLEETERLNEHGIRIRIIGNIGLLPQDLQKLVATAMLSTEQNDKLFLNVAFAYTSRDEITQAVETVLRHSSDDLRPEDINERLMEECLYTRHSPPPDLVFRTSGETRLSDFMMWQLSTSVLYFSNVLWPQITFWHFLASILAYQRDRWQLDDFRRSERLQSLQLAKSHDFYSERMQKFLAIIDEDRRKLLVRLAAN
- the LOC6503684 gene encoding ATP-dependent RNA helicase dbp2, with translation MYAGAYAPNAGGVQQHTGGGYYGNGGQGGAGGGGGAGGGPRHERPYYPRNNFAGAGNGAPPGAGAAGGMHFGQPYGVMTYGIQNGIGMAGGNPSTGGGNPYRQQNGVAYAGNGIGPGGGNGGPGGSGGNGGGGGGGYGGPRGKNPNYAQRYQKPHNGGGNYQSGNYNAAALGMLSKEERAEIQREKAKNPGRNLVKPVWSNLEPFNKDFYNIHPNTLAKTEQQVADMRRELEITVSGNDLPHPVANFEECSLPAHVIDEMKRQGFTKPTAIQSQGWPIALSGRDLVGIAQTGSGKTLAYMLPAIVHIGNQPPILRGEGPVALVLAPTRELAQQIQSVVRDYGHLCKPEIRHTCIFGGSSKVPQARDLERGVEVIIATPGRLIDFLENRNTNLQRCTYLVLDEADRMLDMGFEPQIRKIIEQIRPDRQVVMWSATWPKEVQALAGDFLNDYIQINIGSMSLSANHNIRQIVEICTEMEKPQRMVRLLKEIAPTTNNAANNGNKIIIFVETKIKVEDILQIIRTEGYTATSIHGDKTQNERDSVLKDFRNGKSNILIATDVASRGLDVEDLQYVINYDYPNSSENYVHRIGRTGRCQQLGTAYTFFTPDNAKQARELISVLEEAGQTPSQALLDLARSIPSSGGYRGNKRWNNSGGGGGDHRNGGYQQRNNNPLNYQAGNSYNNNRGGPPQGGGYQQYTAGGNSYQNGGGGGGGNWNRMNHQMNHQDGGQQRNGNAYRPRAPFNNGGPRAIMGHQGGGGGVGGGGNGGAGGGSGGGAGGVAPQPHMGPQQGGHPPYMAQQGYRGRGQFVPPGAGVGAGGMPPRFQQYPKRDYQQQGGGGVHHYQPQQQQQQQQMPQQPMSQQQPSKSAKDDGKQQTQAPPQPQQQQQQQYAAPPPPPATVTTPLVHYTPANSPPIAAVAAVAAAAAGRAAAVAPGGATYMYDAAGGVLATTAAPGTNPYANQFSMPATYYATQHHQFAPAVPAPGPGPGQPIEQTGQH